GTCCATGGGCAGCTGGCAGACATTGTGCAGGTCCTGGATCTGTGTGGTGAGAGCTGGAGTGAAGGGTTCTCTCACCTGCACCTCCTGAACTGAGCTATCCTGGTCTGACATGTTGTTGTCCAAGTTGCTCAAAGTCACAGATGtaatatgtgtgaaaaaagtCTAGCCAAGGTCAGCCTGACACTTCAAACTTGAGACTTCAACTACTTAGTAGTAGTTGTATTTGTCTAAAGTTAAGGCAGACTGGACTAGATCAACGGAAGGCTGAAGAAAGGTTTCTCGAAGATGTGTCTGGTGAAGAAAATCCTCGTCTCTGAATTGATGATAGTCGCTTTGCAAGCCTAAGGTATTTGATGCAGTACCAGAGAGTTGCTGAAGTATTGTGTGTCAGCTGACTTGTCAGATTTACTAACATAAGATCCTGGTGCTTACATCATCAAAGGATAGAATGTGATGTCATTGGCCGTtcaactccaaaaatgtgaCGTCACACTGTGACGTCACATGACACGGCAACGTTACATCACACTGTGACGTCACAGCGCATGGTCACATGATCTATTCCATACTTGGTCACATGACATATATGCATATAAGATTCtgcaattgtattttatttgtttatatcaACAAGcgacaacagattatgattagtttgtttatttaatgttttttttggctccgcCGACACAAATTGTTCCGCAACCGCTGGACGTGACAGCCGTTGCCTAGCAAcgcaaaaacattttcctgcacgctGCTTGCTAATTTGTGTTAGCTCGGCCTGCATGTtatgcacagagcagctgctcagtatcatgaacatttatctgcGATTTCACTGAAatcagagtctgttaacagacatTTTGGCGGCCAGTGTGATTCACgtgagttagtttgatcagacaggTCGTCGCTGCAGCGTGTGTCCGCTCGCTGCCGTCATCTCCGTCACcctgtgtccctgtctcactgcacatccatCTAACATCTGTAGCAGCTGCGGCCGTCACAGCTGCCCCCTCCTGGGCTTCCTCCTAACTTTGAGTGACTCCAATGCATGGACAGTAAGCTCAGCCTCAAGCCACACTTTAAAACTCCCgtcatctctctctcacctctctcctctcttcttctctcctccgaACAACTGACAGCTATGTGAATAGCGCAGACTGGCTTTTTGAACCTATGCTTACACCATACTATaaacggatggatggatggatggatcagGGAACCTTGATTGTGAGGTTTTTAATGCATGGTATTGACCAAAACCAGCAATGCCAAGCTAGTTATTTTATGGCTTTCCATAGAAATCACAATGTCCTGTGATTAGTGTTGTCCACCCATAGCTTCAATACCTTACATGGCCATTGAAATGGATGGggaataattttcttaattgcAGATGTAATGTTAAAACCTATTAAATCagaatttaataaataaaaattgattgATGAAAAACTGATGAATTTGGGCCTATTCTTAGTTATGATATAACAAATAGTGGACTTATAGTAATAGTAGACTTGTGCATGATAGTAACTTTACATCAGCTATAGTTGATGGAATATGTTGTATTTCTACGCATAGATAACAACAGACATAGTGTTATTTGGCCCTCTTGTCGTTTAGTTAAATTGACACAACTGCAGtctataatgaaaaaaatggttgtgtttgtatttttttgaatgaatgtttaaaaaaaaaaaaaagctacaaactACTAAAGAAAATCTCATTTGAgcaacttaattttttaaagtgttttcaactTAATAACTCCACTTCATAATTATGGTCATGAAGTGCATAACATTTGTAATTCTTTTTAAACCCCAAAGAAAAGCTAGTTAGAACAACCTAATTTTGCTACCAATTATTAAGTGGTGaataaaaatactttgattATCGAGGAAAAGCTATTTCCCCTAACTCAATGTACTTCGTTGGTTGATCCAAAAGATTGCTctttttcataaacatttgttttaagaGCTCTGGTGGGGGTCATTCAGAGGACCGCCGCTTTACTCCAAAAGATTTGACTGAATAAACTCAGAATCTGTGTGGAACATCTTCATCTATCTTTTTGATCTGTGGGAAAGCActgaaagtattaaaagtattgaaagtaaTAGCATATGACTGATCTTATGTCTGTGTGGGgagattaaaataatgaatgaagcCACTGTTGATGTGCCACATGCATAACATGCATAACAAGACACAGCTTCCCTCTCATATTGACACATGTATGGCTCCTGTTTGATGGACACAGGtctttatataatatatattacagATGCTGGAAACAAACTGAGCATCATGCCAGTTTTTCAGACATCATTATGTAATTGATGTGTGGACTTCTGCCAACTAAGCAGCACTTGCCAAAAGCCTGGTAACACTGCCAGTGTAACCCTGGTTATTTCGCATGACCTGGAAAGGTTGGACTGAAGTGCCGTTTGGATATTGATTCATGCAATAGTTTTTTCAGTTTAGGCCGGCTCCTAACTTATCTCCTGACACCCTGTATGTTCATGCTTCTCTGTGTGCATTTGACATGTTTCTTCTGTTCCTTTTGTTAACTTAAACTGCACCTTTAAATAAGAGCACTAAATGCTTCCTTCAGCTATTGGTGTTGATGTGTTTGCACTGAcatttgtgctgtgtgtgcatgtgtggttcTGCTGAGTTCTGCTATATGGATGCTTCCCCCAACCTACAGATCgggtgttttgtgtctctcctcctcctctccctccctccccttctcTTTCACTGCATGTGTATGCGTGCAGCTCCATTGCTATAAAAGCCACACCGTCACGAGGGCGCTATACCCTGCAGAGGAGCTCAACTAATTCTgagtctgagagagagacagacgaaACAGACCCCTGCACTTGCCTTCCACCGGGCTGTGAGTACCATGTTTGCTGTCTTGTGTCAAACAGATCCTAGTGCCTCATTTACAGTAGAGCATGACATTAGTGCACGCACTGCATCTTGTATTCCTGTGACTTTAAGTCTGCGGGGGCAGATGactcagctgtttgtgtttcctcaGTGAGCCATGAAAATGTAGGACAAATGTGCAACCAAGCGGTGTTTCATGcatgcaaattggcttgaccaGAACGTTATATGTCCTCTGTGCCTCGGAGAAAAACCTCCACAGACACATCTCtcgcaaaaaaaccccaaaaccagcTACTTTGTGAAATAGttattgttgtttctgttgtaacTTATTTGAATGCCCAAAAGCTCTGAATAACACTAACATGaaatgcacagacacaaaattgATGAAAAGTAACATTTTGGGGTTTCTGATGTGGAATGTACCCCTATTTGTGATGTAATAGTGGTTAGAAAAAGTTTATAATATAAACATTATTACAGTCTCTTCCACAGTAGAATTATTCCAAATAGatcatatttttgtgtcactCGGGACATCAATAAAACAGTCCCAAAATAGACCCTTGAACCACAGCATCTCGCTGTCCCAGATTGTTCCTGCTGactggtgtgtgtttgatgaCAGGTTGATCCTCTGTGATACCTCCTATTCAGCATGTAAAGAGAATGGCTTTTGCTCCATCGGTTGTGCTGTGAGTCAGCAGACTGGGTATTAGTGTTTGGGTTTGGAATCTATGGATGGCCTGACCGTGTTTGGGACTCTGAGTTCACCTTCATACGGactgctgttatttttaatcCCACTGGATCCAACACTGTGTctacagtaatttattttaaataaacacaagatCTCTTAAGTCAGTCTAAAGCAGttgattgcttttgttttgcaacCGTCCTTGCATGTTGTGCGCCAGTTTGAGAGTAAAGAGTCTGGGTAAAGTCAATTCAGACGtttgtttcaaaatacattctaaattttggaaactgattgttgaaaagatgttacaaagaccctttactatatagtactgaattgtggagttagactgttgactgttttttcaccattttcctgttttaagattttttgggcggCCTAAAACCATAGCTCGATGATGCACTGGAGCTATATCTCATCTCATCATAACCCTGCCCCTGACAATATagcagaataaaaacaagaagcatcattagcatagtccCGTGATTGGGCGTGGCCTCTGCTCTTCCAGGGGACACGCCCCCAgcgtttcagatcagagaatactgtgcattttttcatgattttgagatCTTCTTCTACATACTTAGCGATTTGTTTGGTTATTCAATTgtggtcaggtgtttaataacatccttctgtgatgtgacaaacttatatttaatataaatattttaactttaatatgCGGATATAGCAGCCTCAAGAATCAGGAGGCAGTCTGgaacaaactgaaactgcaacCGAAACAAGTATTGATCTAAGTTGCTGTCTCCTTTCCCTCCTGTGCAGGCCCTGCCTTCTCTCTTTAAGCTGTAATCATGGCCAGAAACCTGCTGAAGAATCCCAATGGGGAAGGTAAGAGGTCATTTTCCTCTTTGAGAATTTGCAGCTATGTAACTGGATCTTTTCTGGGGTTTAACACTCCAGGTGGGGCTGTGTCATTGAATGGGAGTCTAGGCCTGGGTatcgtttaaaaaaatacaatgtaatGCCAGTGCCACTACCATAACTCTCAAAGTGATACTGACACCGAAGGAGTACTCAAGTCAATACCCATAATGTGAATGGAATGGCTTGTAGTATAGCTGTACTTTTGGCTTTTGATTTCAAACTGTGCTCGATTTTGGGATGTAGCTTCTGCTGTTGAAGTGTGATCTCCACAGCTTTGAGAGTCTTCCTGGTcgcacacacagtgacagggctaactgttagcaccACACAATCGACGTTACCTTAAAGGTTATTATCAGGTTTAATGACAGAGCTGAGCCATTTCATGTCAGTGTGAGTGTCTTGGGACTGTTTAAGATTTTCTGTTTATGATGTTAGCCTTTTCTGCTctgttagcttgtgctaactGGGCagtacaaagaaacaaaaacctaGGTACCTCATTGGCTTTAAGATGCgtcttatttattaattattttatcagttAATTACTTAATTCGCAGTCTACCATTGAACAGTCTGAGGCGGTTCAGTTCATTTGATTATCCAGAAAGCTCTTGTCTCATACTTAGAAATTCTTCCTAATCTAGTGTACATCTGGGcactttttgtatttgtatacaCAAAATCCACATACTATGCAATTGGAATGCACCACATACTTACCTTTATGTCACGCTTAGTATGTAAGTATATTCTGAACACAGCCTGAATCCGATTAAAAAGATCTGAGGGTCACTTGCTGTAGAACTGCGGTGTCTGTGCCAAAAGGCCGACTATTTTTATTCGCTtagcaaataaatatatttatacgtGGCCTACCATTCATTTGCTAATCCTAGCACGTGAGTCGGCACACAAACAGGCTGCATCCAAGACTGTCAGACTGGAAATAGCCCAGCCATGATTTGAATATCACTCACTGTTTACTGGTTTGATTGATTGTACTTTACTGTATAAACCACACAGAGCTAAAACTGGGCTCATACTTAGGGAACAGATCAACACTTTGGTAACTAtgtttactcatttcttgccaagacaCAGAACAGAAGATTGACACCACATGTATGGTAAATACAAGGCTCCGGCCAGGAGGCAGTTAGCTCACGACAGACTGTTATCCTGGTGCACCATTATGCTATGGCTTCCAGGTCGATTGACATATTTTGTTGAAACATAGCTCAGAGCCTTTGCAACAGTCTTTGAGCtatgttttctctcatttggTGGGTGTGTCAGAGGTGTACCCAAACAATCAGCAGTGTCATGAATGCATACCAAATTCTGGAGATCTTTATTTAATGTGCAtaatacttttgttttaattacacACTTGCTTTGGCAATGTAGACATATGTTTTTCCATGCCAATAAAGTTCCTTTGAACTGAACTAAATTCAACTCTGTTGTATTGAAGGGCAATGCGCCTGTGTGACAGGGTGTTTTAAGGCATCTCTGTGTctgtacaaatatatattttataatattttgtcaGGGCTGAACGCAAACCTGACTCAGTCCAAATGTAACAATATCTGTCTGATTTTCTTCAATTAATTGGTTCCCAGCCTCCTGTCTTTTTGCATAACTTTCCCTGGGTTAAAGTAAGTGAAGTATTCACACAAGCCAGTGTTTAACAGACAGATGTGAGCAATATCTATCTTCTTATACAACTCTTGACAGTAAAGTGAgacatatttcccaaaatgtcaagtTGTTCCTTAAAAAACTCTCTATTTCTActactgattttttatttttatttttttaacaactgtaTCTTATGATCGTCATTAGCTGCCACTTGAGATGCGGTTGTAAATGGCCCTTATATTTCGTCATAGTCACCTTTGACCCTCACGCCCCAAGTCTAACTTTTACATTTGGAGAAAAATGGGACAcggttagtttttttttgtttttgtttttgttcctggTCAGTCTTAACTAAACCTGCTCCTAGAATTGAACTTAACTCACTCAAAACTTGGCCGTGTACACCATAGAAAATACACATTACTGCAATCTGCAGCCTCAGACTGTACTATTTCATCCCAGAGGAGCTGGAATTCTGGGAGCTGACGGAGAACGGTGGCAGTCAGTGGAAGGTGGAGGACATGCCGGGAGACTGTGGCTATAACTTCTGCAACGAAGGAGTGACCAAATACTTTGCAACCTCCTTTGAGTGAGTGTTTATTACTGTGTGTTGTCATGTGACTATATTTaatcacttaaaaatgtcaactCACCACAGCAACGGTTTACTGAGAGAATATctgtcaaatacaaaaaaaaacatttttatcactcTGAATGAAATCTGATGTTACAAGTACTAAAACTCAAATTACAtccatatatttgtttttattattattataatcgcAAATATTGTCCTTTCAACCCATTTTCATACAACTTAGAACAATCAggtaaatatatactgtatgtattctCTGATATTTGAATGTGGCTTATCTCAAAATGTTCAACTATTTCTCATCTATTTAAcacataatacattttcttatCACGTCAAAGTGGGTTGACTGTTTTCGTCCTCCTGCTCTCTGAAACACTGTGCGTCCCAGGCTGTGTCTGAAGAGACAGGTGATCGACTTGTTAGCAGAGGATTTCACCAGTGAGCAGTTGGACGCTCAGCCTGCCGTCACAGTGGAGGACTGGTAAGACCAGGAAGGGCTGACACGCATGTCTGCACAGTGTGTAAGTGGCTGTGTTTAATAGGCGGTTCATCCTGCAGGTACTGCGGAAGGTCAGATTGTGGCTGCACCTACCAAATGACCGTGTGTCTGCTGGATGAGAATCAAGAGGTCATCCAGGAgttcaaacctgagcaagtgACTCTGGATCCAGACTGTGACGACTGCTCGTGGAAGCAGGTACGCAgagagggaggtgggggggtgGTACATGCATGAACAACAGAGTCATTCTGCATTATTTAGTCCTTCATTTAAACAGGGAATCTCATTGAGATCGGAATCTCCTTCAAGAGAGACCAGTGTACAAAAATAGCATATAGTTCAAACAGATGCACAATATACATATTTACACTTTAGAAAAAGCCATTACAAGCAAGCgcataactttttaaatgttcaaatggAATAAGAGAGTCTAACTTTAGTTACAAAAGGCTAAGTTcattaaaggaaaagaaaatgcacaataaatGGTAACGCTCATTCTATACATTTTCATTCCCCACAATCAGCCGTGGTTCTCTGTCACTCACCATtgtaagagttttttttccgGCTTTTAGACCCATGTAAAGACACCCTGATAGACAGGGTTCCACATATAGGAatctttcaaattaaataacAGACCGTGCTGTTTGTCAGTGCTCCTCTTATCAGCAGCACATCATTTGTCTGTGCCTGTGCCAGGGCTGAATGTTGTTCCCAGTCGGACCCCGGCTACAACAAAGCTTAAAACATGGCgccagtgacttttttttttaaaacaacttggTACTTTGgagcttcaggacacttggattacttggGACTAGCAGTATgtagacattttgtggtttttattatgtacttttttaaCGTTTGCATTGGTTACTATTTGCCTGAGTTGTTTGGGAGGTGAGTGTCACTCTGGCAGTGCTTTGTGAACTATAAAACCCGATTTTGCGTCAGTGTGAGAGTTAGTAGATAATgacttaattttcatttttgggtgaactatctcTTTAACGTGAGGGACACATTGTGGttttgaataaaatgactacaatgcTAAGCTTAGATATTAGGGTTAGGGGAGCCGTATGCCTCTCGCCAGGACTCTGACTGCTGTTTGAAGGTGGTGGTGAAACCGGatctccgtctgtctgtggCGATCTGCACTGCTGTCTGATATAGAGGCAGCAGAATGAAATTGAGACTGTGTCATGACCAGTTCAAACTCCCTGTAGTCGCGTTAACTAGCCATCCGCTTTCATGTTTTAGACGAGTTGGTGTTCACAGCTGATACATACCACACCACAGTACTCATGAGCTGTACTCAAGACCGACTTTTCAAGTGGACCAAAGTATGGATTGGTGTACTGTGTGTGGGTATGATGTACAATGTTCACAATAATCAAATGAACTAAACTTTGGGGGTCAAGTGTGCTCAGATCCAGGTCCCTGCTCCTGATTTGAAAATCCCCTTCCTTTTTTGCTCCCATTGTAAGTACTTCAGCTGCTACAAGGCGCTGTCTACAAACTTGTTTTTGGACCTTCGTTGAATTAACAGTGTCTTTCACTCTCTGTTTGAACTCCAGATCAGCCATACATTTTCTGACTACGGCCCTGGATTGCGCTTTATCACCTTTGAACACGGAGGACAGGACACCAAGTTCTGGGACGGTTGGTTTGGAGTGCGAGTCACCGGGAGCTCTGTTACTGTCGAGGTCTGAacgagaggaaaagaggagctAAAGGAGAAGGAAACTAAGTAGTTAGCAACACTGAGAGGTAAAGGAGGAACAGAGAGCTAGAGTAACATAAGGACTCCAGGATGGAGTTTAGGTTTCCAGGTTTAAAGAGGACCAGCTTTGCCTTGTGCACGTAGCTCACACCTCTGTATATCATGCATATTGCTGTTCATGCTGTGAGAACATACTGCTGCTATGAAGACTGTACTGACAACTCTGCAAAAAGCGCTCACGGTAGCATGGTGGCTTTACTAACTAAACTAAAGTATTAAAATTACTGCTTGCAACACAGTCATTAATATGATCTGTTAAGCACTACCTCTGCACTGTGACTATCCCCGGTCTGTGTTTGGTGGCTGGAGGTGCTGTAAGCAATCAAGtggtttaaatttaaattggaataaaaatgattatttacaCTGTCAACAACATCACCGCCTGTTTTATGAAGCTGAActttcatttaaccctttgagacctggatggacatcccttttattttgtgctgcatttaaacaCCTTTCATATATATGTAAAGTGCCGAAACCTCagcaaaatggtttaatttctgtcaaaaacactggaaaatgaCAATGGGCATCTTTGCAAGAAATgctctgcaaattgcaagaaattcatagatttaaaatgtataagaaaagctaaggaaaaatgtccagaaagctataattataattatcataattgtatacttaaaaactttattttttatgcacttttctctggtttttttctcaggttttttttatactttgctttttttattgcttgcCTCtctccatgtgtttgaaagaaatcaagccaaatttctcaggatttaaagggttacagATCCAATCGACTGAGCATGTGTTTATCCTTCATCCCTGTATGACTGAATTGCTGCTGTTAACATACTTTAATAGTTTTTGCTTGTGGTTTTTCCTCATTAACAAGAAACTGACTGCAGGTTGGTGGAGATGTTTCTTTCTTGCGAGCAGTGGTGGACAGTGATGAAGTACATTTTGTCAAGTACTGCACATAAGTGCAATTCCAAGGTACTTGTTTGCAATAGAAGAGT
This DNA window, taken from Plectropomus leopardus isolate mb chromosome 2, YSFRI_Pleo_2.0, whole genome shotgun sequence, encodes the following:
- the fbxo2 gene encoding F-box only protein 2, with product MARNLLKNPNGEEELEFWELTENGGSQWKVEDMPGDCGYNFCNEGVTKYFATSFELCLKRQVIDLLAEDFTSEQLDAQPAVTVEDWYCGRSDCGCTYQMTVCLLDENQEVIQEFKPEQVTLDPDCDDCSWKQISHTFSDYGPGLRFITFEHGGQDTKFWDGWFGVRVTGSSVTVEV